From one Thermoanaerobaculum aquaticum genomic stretch:
- the murA gene encoding UDP-N-acetylglucosamine 1-carboxyvinyltransferase, producing the protein MEKFRIFGGYRLSGTVTVSGAKNAALPCLAATLLTREPVRLSGLPRVRDILTMEKVLRTLGEHCQHDNGTTTVVMGQATATHAPYELVRTMRASVLVLGPLLASRRQARVALPGGCAIGARPIDFHLSALARLGADIRVEHGDVVAEAPRGLFGAEIAFPRVTVTGTENLLMAATLARGRTVLSGCAREPEVVDLAAMLTLMGARISGAGTDVIEVEGVDQLTGCSHTVIPDRIEAGTYLLAALMVGDGVRIEGCVPEHLSAVLEVLGSAGAQVEVQPQALVVPRQQTPLRAFTVSTQEYPGFPTDLQAQAMALATQAEGRSEIVENIFENRFQHVLELKRLGADISVEGRKAVVRGPTKLQGTTVMASDLRASAALVLAGLAAEGETVVDRIYHLDRGYETMEVKLSQLGARIERFNPGPFL; encoded by the coding sequence GTGGAGAAGTTTCGCATCTTTGGCGGCTACCGTCTTTCCGGCACGGTCACGGTCTCAGGGGCTAAGAACGCAGCGCTCCCGTGCCTTGCCGCCACCCTCCTCACCCGTGAGCCGGTGAGGCTTTCCGGCTTGCCCAGGGTACGGGACATCCTCACCATGGAAAAGGTCCTGCGCACCCTGGGGGAACACTGCCAGCACGACAACGGGACCACCACCGTGGTGATGGGGCAGGCCACCGCCACCCACGCCCCTTACGAGCTGGTGCGCACCATGCGGGCTTCGGTGTTGGTCCTGGGCCCGCTTCTGGCGTCCCGCCGGCAAGCGAGGGTTGCCCTCCCCGGCGGCTGCGCCATTGGCGCCCGTCCCATTGACTTTCACCTCTCGGCTCTGGCGCGGCTCGGCGCCGACATCCGCGTGGAGCACGGGGACGTGGTGGCGGAAGCCCCCCGCGGGCTTTTTGGTGCGGAAATTGCCTTCCCGCGGGTGACGGTTACGGGCACCGAGAACCTGCTCATGGCGGCCACCCTGGCCCGCGGGCGCACCGTGCTTTCCGGTTGTGCCCGGGAACCGGAGGTGGTGGACCTGGCCGCCATGCTCACCCTCATGGGCGCCCGCATTTCCGGAGCCGGCACCGACGTCATTGAGGTGGAAGGGGTGGACCAACTCACCGGCTGCAGCCACACGGTGATCCCCGACCGCATCGAAGCCGGGACCTACCTGTTGGCCGCCCTCATGGTCGGGGACGGCGTGCGCATTGAAGGGTGTGTGCCGGAGCACCTCTCGGCGGTTCTGGAGGTTCTGGGATCCGCCGGGGCCCAGGTGGAGGTGCAGCCCCAAGCCCTGGTGGTTCCCCGGCAACAAACGCCGCTTCGGGCTTTTACCGTGAGCACCCAGGAGTACCCCGGCTTCCCCACCGACCTGCAAGCGCAAGCCATGGCCTTGGCCACCCAAGCCGAGGGGCGTTCGGAAATCGTGGAGAACATCTTCGAGAACCGCTTCCAGCATGTCCTGGAGCTCAAAAGGCTGGGCGCCGACATAAGCGTGGAGGGGCGCAAAGCCGTGGTTCGTGGTCCCACCAAGCTGCAGGGCACCACGGTCATGGCCTCCGACCTGCGGGCCTCGGCGGCCTTGGTTTTGGCCGGGCTGGCCGCCGAAGGGGAAACCGTGGTGGACCGCATTTACCACCTGGATCGCGGGTACGAGACCATGGAGGTCAAGCTCTCCCAGCTGGGCGCACGCATCGAGCGCTTCAACCCCGGCCCGTTTCTGTGA
- the rnc gene encoding ribonuclease III, which yields MARNVKQEGETVSREEVLRRVEEKLGHRFRRPELLAEALRHRSVAVPKGLASNERLEFLGDAALSHAVAELLFFAWPRAREGELTRARAALVKGETLAALASELGLAEALEVAEGVEPGEALLADALEAVLGALVLELGYRRFAAFVRRLLSPALAGLSRSELLSLEPKSALQELCQRKGWELPLYRQVEVRGPEHQRLYVYEVEVGGEVRGRGEGSSKKLAQREAARVALQSLSGEGSG from the coding sequence ATGGCCAGGAACGTCAAGCAGGAAGGCGAGACCGTAAGCCGCGAAGAGGTGCTGCGGCGCGTTGAGGAAAAGCTGGGGCATCGCTTCCGCCGCCCCGAGCTTTTAGCCGAAGCCCTCCGCCACCGCTCGGTGGCGGTGCCCAAGGGGCTTGCCAGCAACGAGCGGCTGGAGTTCCTGGGCGATGCCGCGCTTTCCCATGCGGTGGCCGAGCTTCTGTTTTTCGCTTGGCCGCGGGCCCGGGAGGGGGAGCTAACCCGGGCGCGGGCGGCGCTGGTGAAAGGGGAAACCTTAGCGGCTTTGGCTTCCGAGCTGGGGCTTGCGGAGGCGTTGGAGGTGGCGGAAGGGGTGGAGCCGGGGGAAGCGCTCTTGGCCGATGCCCTGGAAGCGGTTTTGGGGGCTTTGGTGCTGGAGCTGGGCTACCGGCGGTTTGCTGCCTTCGTTCGCCGGCTGTTAAGCCCTGCCCTGGCTGGCCTTTCCCGCTCCGAGCTTTTGAGCTTGGAGCCAAAGTCGGCGTTGCAGGAGCTCTGTCAGCGGAAGGGGTGGGAGCTGCCACTGTACCGGCAGGTGGAGGTACGGGGCCCGGAACACCAGCGTTTGTACGTGTACGAGGTGGAGGTGGGGGGTGAGGTGCGGGGTCGGGGGGAGGGATCGTCGAAGAAGCTCGCCCAGCGGGAAGCGGCAAGGGTGGCGCTGCAAAGCCTTAGCGGGGAAGGTTCAGGCTGA
- a CDS encoding NAD-dependent epimerase/dehydratase family protein: MHVLVIGGSRFIGRAVVQRLLVEGHRVTVLNRGKSPDPFGTRVSRVVGDRSDPETLKRAVSRRDFDAVVDMVAFREEDTKAAIEAFSGRIGHFLHISTAAVYLIRDGIYCPFREEDFAGRLQPKTEATASTWLYAYHKRRCEVALQHAWENQQFPFTSLRLPVVVGPGDYTARTQAYFERLLDGGPIILPDGGLNSWGFLWVHDVAEVVVSNLANANAFGNAYNLAQREVVNLRQFVELSAAFLDRRPALVSVPTEWLKAVQLGTTFSPYSHDHDIVLDISAAQRDLLFKPTPFTTWCEQLTQHFRSSWDGSPSKLYSTRPLELKLVEEFARLRLPSLNPSVSVVSA, translated from the coding sequence ATGCACGTACTGGTCATTGGTGGCAGCCGCTTCATAGGCCGGGCCGTGGTGCAGAGGCTTTTGGTGGAAGGGCACCGGGTGACGGTGCTCAACCGCGGCAAGAGCCCAGACCCGTTTGGGACCCGGGTTTCCCGGGTGGTTGGCGATCGTTCGGACCCTGAAACCCTCAAGCGGGCGGTGAGCCGCCGGGACTTTGACGCGGTGGTAGATATGGTGGCCTTCCGGGAAGAGGACACCAAAGCCGCCATCGAAGCGTTTTCCGGCCGTATCGGGCACTTCCTGCACATCTCCACCGCCGCCGTGTACTTAATCCGCGACGGCATTTACTGCCCCTTCCGCGAGGAGGATTTTGCCGGCCGCCTGCAGCCAAAGACCGAAGCCACCGCGTCCACCTGGCTTTACGCCTACCACAAGCGGCGCTGCGAGGTGGCGTTGCAGCACGCCTGGGAAAACCAGCAGTTTCCCTTTACTTCGTTGCGGCTTCCGGTGGTGGTGGGACCGGGGGATTACACCGCCCGCACCCAGGCGTACTTCGAGCGGCTTCTGGACGGGGGCCCCATCATCCTCCCCGATGGAGGGCTCAACTCCTGGGGCTTCCTGTGGGTGCACGACGTCGCTGAAGTGGTGGTTTCTAACCTGGCCAACGCCAACGCCTTTGGCAACGCCTACAACTTGGCCCAGCGCGAGGTGGTGAACCTGCGGCAGTTCGTGGAGCTTTCGGCGGCGTTTTTGGATCGGCGTCCCGCGTTGGTTTCGGTACCCACCGAGTGGCTCAAGGCGGTGCAGCTGGGAACCACCTTTTCCCCTTACAGCCACGACCACGACATCGTCCTGGATATCTCCGCAGCGCAGAGGGACCTCCTCTTCAAGCCCACACCGTTTACCACCTGGTGCGAGCAGCTTACCCAGCACTTCCGCAGCTCCTGGGATGGAAGCCCATCCAAGCTGTACAGCACCCGGCCGCTGGAGCTCAAGCTCGTGGAGGAGTTTGCCCGCCTGCGCCTTCCCAGCTTGAACCCTTCGGTTTCCGTGGTGTCAGCCTGA
- a CDS encoding DUF4388 domain-containing protein, which translates to MLALSGTLDPLHLNDLLEWLHMTRATGRLFLSTGAVTRTFDLSGGKVIFASSSRAAERLASWLLRKRVASRQALLKSLAISQIQGEPFTTVVLRDGYLTREDLVSAGTALAVALVSRILKEQRVLFRFDPSYPVRRGEPVNLELACSQLIMEAAVSADSRPPTDHGETVPMASLEPPSLEALFWEVMAGLSGITVDPSEVAASHQTLLRVGDLLARWVSQGPPLLPLPPREAAVVSEKLERGEVPRPEEAPTLAWDFLALVNGLDAPGSSRAGSLHEAWMMAAGDAQDLARLLLENSRWRRDREEPLDETIQRMAAARAAAARALAPTLGLAEETAATATVLPLVLLTLVLTAFSPADATATSLQGALVRRLLPLVGKTAGTASGLPEVLLAALTGEPSSHPGAQVAELATLAAGEQTVGEPSTAFDDNPAVAGAFASAREAAQKALAAKSAGR; encoded by the coding sequence ATGCTGGCACTTTCCGGCACCCTTGACCCCTTGCACCTCAACGACCTTTTGGAATGGCTGCACATGACCCGGGCCACGGGGCGGCTTTTCTTAAGCACTGGTGCAGTCACCCGAACCTTTGACCTGTCGGGCGGGAAGGTGATCTTCGCCTCCTCCTCCCGGGCTGCCGAGCGCCTGGCCTCCTGGCTTTTGCGCAAACGGGTGGCAAGCCGCCAGGCGCTGCTCAAATCCCTGGCCATTTCCCAAATCCAAGGTGAGCCCTTTACCACCGTGGTGCTCCGCGACGGCTACCTCACCCGGGAGGACCTGGTGAGCGCCGGCACCGCCCTGGCGGTGGCCTTGGTGAGCCGCATCCTCAAGGAGCAGCGGGTGCTGTTCCGCTTTGACCCCAGCTATCCAGTCCGCAGGGGAGAGCCGGTGAACCTGGAGCTGGCCTGCTCTCAGCTCATCATGGAAGCGGCGGTGAGCGCTGACAGCCGCCCCCCCACCGATCACGGGGAGACCGTCCCCATGGCCAGTCTGGAGCCGCCCTCGCTGGAGGCGCTCTTTTGGGAGGTTATGGCGGGCTTGAGCGGTATCACCGTGGATCCCAGCGAGGTGGCCGCCAGCCACCAGACCTTGCTACGGGTGGGCGACCTTTTAGCCCGCTGGGTATCGCAGGGGCCACCGCTTCTCCCGCTGCCCCCGCGGGAAGCCGCGGTGGTGAGCGAAAAGCTAGAGCGCGGCGAGGTCCCCAGGCCCGAGGAGGCCCCTACCCTGGCCTGGGACTTTTTGGCCCTGGTGAACGGCTTGGACGCCCCCGGCTCCTCCCGGGCGGGAAGCCTCCATGAGGCGTGGATGATGGCCGCCGGGGACGCCCAGGATTTGGCCCGGCTGCTTTTGGAAAACTCCCGCTGGCGGCGAGACAGGGAGGAACCCCTGGACGAGACCATCCAGCGCATGGCAGCAGCTAGAGCCGCCGCCGCTCGCGCCTTGGCCCCCACCCTTGGCCTCGCCGAGGAAACCGCCGCCACCGCCACGGTCCTGCCGCTGGTGCTCTTGACCCTGGTGCTCACCGCCTTCAGCCCCGCCGATGCCACCGCCACCAGCTTGCAGGGAGCCCTGGTCCGCCGTTTGCTGCCGCTGGTGGGCAAAACTGCGGGCACCGCCTCGGGTCTCCCCGAGGTGCTGTTAGCCGCTCTTACCGGCGAGCCCTCTTCCCACCCGGGGGCACAAGTGGCGGAGCTGGCCACGCTGGCCGCCGGCGAGCAAACGGTGGGCGAGCCGTCCACGGCCTTTGACGACAACCCGGCGGTGGCTGGCGCCTTTGCCAGTGCCAGAGAAGCCGCCCAAAAAGCCCTTGCCGCAAAATCGGCGGGCAGGTAG
- a CDS encoding acyl-CoA mutase large subunit family protein, with the protein MDEDAYRRWLSRLSGDVTYREQVHTPSGLPVELTYGPWSVTGSYEEKLGLPGEYPFTRGIYPAGYRGKLWTMRQYAGFATAEESNRRYRFLLSQGQTGLSVAFDLPTQIGFDSDHPLALGEVGRVGVAIDTLADMETLLEGIPLDRVSLSMTINATASILLAMVLAVAKKQGVSWEKLSGTVQNDILKEYIARGTYRFPPRPSLRLVTDLMAFCHAQVPKWNTISISGYHIREAGATAVQEVAFTLANAREYVRQALAAGLAVDDFAPRLSFFFAAHNNFLEEVAKFRAARRLWAKTMKEEFGARDPRSWLLRFHTQTAGSTLTAQQPDNNVVRVTIQAMAAVCGGTQSLHTNAKDEALALPSEESALLALRTQQIIAYESGLADVVDPLGGAYVIEAWTDRIEAQASEYIGRIEAMGGALAAIERGFVQREIQDAAYRAQREIEEGSQVVVGVNRFQEGESKSPPVFRVNDEVQRAQVERLRAVKARRNEAEVKRTLEALENAAKTGENLMPPILAAVEAYATVGEIAGTLAAVFGEHREGGWS; encoded by the coding sequence ATGGACGAAGATGCTTACCGACGTTGGCTTTCCCGCCTGTCTGGCGACGTGACGTACCGGGAGCAGGTGCACACGCCCTCGGGTTTGCCGGTGGAGCTTACCTACGGGCCCTGGAGCGTAACCGGGAGCTACGAAGAAAAGCTGGGCCTTCCCGGGGAATACCCCTTTACCCGCGGCATTTACCCCGCCGGCTACCGGGGGAAGCTGTGGACCATGCGACAGTACGCGGGCTTTGCCACCGCCGAAGAGTCCAACCGGCGCTACCGCTTTTTGCTTTCCCAGGGGCAAACCGGGCTGTCGGTGGCTTTCGATTTGCCCACCCAAATTGGCTTTGACTCCGACCATCCGCTGGCCTTGGGAGAGGTGGGGAGGGTGGGGGTGGCCATTGACACGTTGGCCGACATGGAAACGCTCCTCGAGGGCATTCCCCTGGACCGGGTTTCCCTTTCCATGACCATTAACGCCACCGCTTCCATCCTGCTGGCCATGGTGTTGGCGGTGGCCAAAAAGCAAGGGGTGAGCTGGGAGAAGCTTTCCGGCACCGTGCAAAACGACATCCTCAAGGAGTACATTGCCCGCGGCACCTACCGCTTCCCGCCCCGTCCCTCCTTGCGCCTGGTCACCGACCTCATGGCCTTTTGCCACGCCCAGGTTCCCAAGTGGAACACCATTTCCATTTCCGGCTACCACATCCGGGAGGCGGGAGCCACGGCGGTGCAGGAGGTGGCCTTTACCCTGGCCAACGCCCGGGAGTACGTGCGGCAAGCTCTGGCGGCGGGGCTGGCGGTGGACGACTTTGCGCCCCGGCTTTCGTTTTTCTTTGCCGCCCACAACAACTTCCTGGAGGAAGTGGCCAAGTTCCGGGCGGCCCGCCGGCTGTGGGCAAAAACCATGAAGGAGGAGTTCGGTGCCCGGGATCCCCGGTCCTGGCTCTTGCGTTTCCACACCCAAACTGCCGGCTCCACCCTCACCGCCCAGCAGCCCGACAACAACGTGGTGCGGGTCACCATTCAAGCCATGGCGGCGGTGTGTGGGGGCACTCAGTCTTTGCACACCAACGCCAAAGACGAAGCTTTGGCGCTCCCCAGCGAGGAATCGGCGCTCCTTGCCTTGCGCACCCAGCAAATCATCGCCTACGAGTCGGGGCTTGCCGATGTGGTGGACCCGCTGGGTGGGGCTTACGTCATCGAAGCCTGGACCGACCGCATTGAGGCGCAAGCTTCCGAGTACATTGGCCGCATCGAGGCCATGGGTGGGGCTTTGGCGGCCATCGAGAGGGGCTTTGTGCAGCGGGAAATCCAGGATGCGGCCTACCGTGCCCAGAGGGAAATTGAGGAAGGCTCCCAGGTGGTGGTGGGGGTCAACCGCTTCCAGGAAGGCGAGAGCAAGTCGCCGCCGGTGTTTCGCGTCAACGACGAGGTGCAAAGGGCGCAGGTGGAGCGGCTGCGGGCGGTGAAGGCCCGCCGGAACGAAGCAGAGGTCAAGCGGACTTTGGAGGCCCTAGAAAACGCCGCAAAAACCGGCGAAAACCTCATGCCGCCAATTCTCGCCGCAGTGGAAGCCTACGCCACCGTGGGGGAAATTGCCGGAACCCTGGCGGCGGTTTTCGGTGAGCACAGGGAAGGAGGTTGGTCTTGA
- a CDS encoding bifunctional metallophosphatase/5'-nucleotidase: MSFKSFVTTCLALLVALGATAAQKEVTLAVVFTSDVHAHVLPYDEVRQRPARGSLAQVATFVRELREKNPMTVVLDGGDAIQGTPLSHYVLTGQLGNGSDPTVTAMNLVGYDAAVLGNHEFNYGLAPLRRALNQSRFPWLAANLGQAKEAELPVQPWIILQRGPVRVGVVGVTNPHVPYWDPPEHWQPLAFLDPLAAAEEAIRKLRPQVDLLIVVAHTGFERDLQSGEPNGSDEENFAWRLAQLPGVDILLTGHTHRNIPPRKLGQTWVAQPGRWAELVTYFEVQLRKEHGAYRVVAIQGQNVPTGEMSPDPQVLAALEPLARQVKAELDRPLGRLAVPLRVGGVPVEDDPGLDLIHQVQLWATGAQLSLAAPVASSQLEFPPGPLTPRLAHALYVYPNSLVVVQVSGEQLRAILEHAVRGWQGVRCGGDGPLQLVREEGLPTYNYDTLEGASYLVDPTAPVGARVRGLKVGGKPVQPNDTFSLVVNSYRAAGGGDYPFLRQAPRVKMVDKQVVDLLVAYFAKVGTLQPEASENWFFAPRLILAPQARR, translated from the coding sequence TTGAGCTTTAAATCGTTCGTCACTACGTGCTTGGCCTTGCTGGTGGCTTTGGGAGCTACCGCTGCCCAAAAGGAAGTTACGTTGGCCGTGGTGTTTACCTCTGACGTTCACGCCCATGTGCTGCCTTACGATGAGGTTCGCCAGAGGCCGGCGCGGGGTTCTCTGGCCCAGGTAGCCACCTTCGTGCGCGAGCTGCGGGAGAAAAACCCCATGACTGTGGTTTTGGACGGCGGGGATGCCATCCAGGGAACGCCTCTGAGCCACTACGTGCTCACCGGTCAGCTGGGCAACGGCAGCGACCCCACGGTGACCGCCATGAACCTGGTGGGCTACGACGCGGCGGTGTTGGGAAACCACGAGTTCAACTACGGGCTTGCACCCCTGCGGCGGGCCCTGAACCAAAGCCGTTTCCCGTGGTTGGCTGCCAATTTGGGCCAAGCAAAGGAGGCAGAGCTTCCCGTGCAGCCTTGGATCATCCTCCAGCGGGGGCCGGTGCGGGTGGGTGTGGTGGGTGTTACGAACCCGCATGTGCCCTACTGGGACCCGCCCGAACACTGGCAGCCGTTGGCGTTCCTGGATCCGCTGGCCGCGGCTGAGGAAGCCATCCGCAAGCTCAGGCCCCAGGTGGACCTTCTCATCGTGGTGGCCCACACGGGATTTGAGCGCGATTTGCAAAGCGGGGAGCCCAACGGCTCGGATGAGGAAAACTTCGCCTGGCGCCTGGCCCAGCTTCCCGGCGTGGACATCCTGCTCACCGGCCACACCCACCGCAACATCCCCCCTCGAAAGTTGGGCCAAACGTGGGTGGCTCAGCCCGGGCGCTGGGCCGAGCTGGTGACGTACTTTGAGGTCCAGCTCCGAAAGGAGCACGGCGCGTACCGGGTCGTCGCGATTCAGGGTCAAAACGTGCCCACGGGGGAGATGTCCCCCGATCCCCAGGTGCTGGCGGCCCTGGAGCCGTTGGCCCGGCAGGTGAAGGCCGAGCTGGACAGGCCCCTGGGGAGGCTCGCCGTACCTTTGCGGGTGGGTGGTGTGCCGGTGGAGGACGACCCGGGGCTCGACCTCATCCATCAGGTGCAGCTTTGGGCCACGGGGGCCCAGCTTTCCCTGGCGGCACCGGTGGCCAGCTCCCAGTTGGAGTTTCCCCCCGGTCCGCTCACCCCCCGTTTGGCCCACGCCCTCTACGTGTACCCCAACTCGCTGGTGGTGGTGCAGGTGAGCGGGGAGCAGCTCAGGGCCATCCTGGAGCACGCGGTTCGCGGGTGGCAGGGGGTGCGTTGCGGGGGGGATGGGCCGCTGCAGCTGGTGCGGGAGGAGGGGCTTCCCACGTACAACTACGACACCCTGGAAGGGGCCAGCTACCTGGTGGACCCCACCGCACCGGTGGGGGCCAGGGTGCGCGGGCTGAAGGTGGGTGGCAAGCCCGTGCAGCCCAACGACACCTTCAGCTTGGTGGTGAACTCCTACCGCGCCGCCGGCGGGGGGGATTACCCCTTCCTGCGCCAAGCACCCCGGGTGAAGATGGTGGACAAGCAGGTGGTGGATCTCCTGGTGGCCTACTTCGCCAAGGTGGGCACCCTGCAGCCCGAGGCCAGCGAAAACTGGTTTTTTGCCCCCCGGCTGATTCTGGCGCCCCAGGCCCGGCGGTAA
- a CDS encoding glycosyltransferase family 4 protein: MASQPLRILAVASYYRPYLSGLTVYLQRLAEALSATGQEVVVLTSRFLPDVPFTEVREGVRIVRVPVWMKVGKGVFMPGLFRRFWLEVQNADVVWLVLPQAEAAPLAWLAKKARKPLVVSYLCDVRLGKGCGNRLVEALLAASHRRCLQAAYAVVALSEDYVSSSPLLLQLRQRVRVIPPPIPQLEGSPPVVSTLRERWGLKPGEPVVGFVGRVSREKGLHILAQAMPQVWAVLPEVRVVCVGPRQEVPGERGYLKEVERLVRPLGRRWLFAGVLSNEELAAFYRCCSVLVLPSLNSTEAFGMVQVEAMLCGTPVVASDLPGVREPVRLTGMGVLVPAGDPQALASGLLQVLEGRFATPLGQRAVLDRFSPQAVVQSLLPIFTEISRGPLGRGNGPALE; encoded by the coding sequence ATGGCATCTCAGCCGCTGCGGATTTTGGCGGTGGCGAGCTACTACCGGCCCTACCTTTCGGGCCTCACCGTGTACCTGCAACGCCTCGCGGAAGCCCTTTCGGCCACAGGCCAGGAGGTGGTGGTGCTGACCTCCCGCTTTCTTCCGGACGTGCCCTTCACGGAAGTTCGCGAGGGGGTGCGCATCGTGCGGGTGCCGGTTTGGATGAAGGTGGGGAAGGGTGTTTTCATGCCGGGGCTTTTTCGCCGTTTCTGGCTGGAGGTGCAAAACGCCGATGTGGTTTGGCTGGTGCTTCCCCAGGCCGAGGCTGCGCCCCTGGCGTGGCTCGCTAAAAAAGCCCGCAAGCCGCTGGTGGTTTCGTACCTCTGCGACGTGCGCCTGGGGAAGGGTTGCGGGAACCGGCTTGTGGAAGCGCTGCTGGCCGCTTCCCACCGCCGCTGCCTGCAAGCTGCCTACGCGGTGGTGGCCCTAAGCGAGGACTACGTTTCCTCTTCGCCTCTTTTGCTGCAGCTGCGGCAGCGGGTGAGGGTGATCCCTCCGCCTATTCCCCAGCTGGAAGGTTCGCCGCCAGTGGTAAGTACCCTCCGTGAAAGGTGGGGCCTCAAACCCGGGGAGCCGGTGGTGGGGTTTGTGGGCAGGGTTTCCCGGGAAAAGGGACTGCACATCCTGGCCCAAGCCATGCCGCAGGTTTGGGCGGTGCTTCCCGAAGTGCGGGTGGTGTGCGTGGGCCCCCGGCAAGAGGTGCCCGGGGAGAGGGGCTACCTCAAGGAGGTGGAGCGGCTGGTGCGCCCCCTGGGCCGGCGGTGGCTTTTTGCCGGTGTGCTTTCCAATGAGGAACTCGCGGCCTTTTACCGGTGCTGTTCGGTTTTGGTGCTTCCCAGCCTCAACTCCACCGAAGCCTTTGGCATGGTGCAGGTGGAGGCCATGCTCTGCGGTACCCCGGTGGTGGCCAGCGATTTGCCGGGGGTACGGGAACCGGTGCGTCTCACCGGCATGGGCGTCTTGGTGCCGGCCGGGGATCCCCAGGCCCTGGCTTCCGGGTTGCTGCAGGTGCTGGAAGGGCGTTTTGCGACGCCGCTTGGGCAACGTGCAGTGCTTGACCGCTTTTCGCCACAGGCGGTGGTCCAAAGCCTTTTACCGATCTTCACCGAGATTTCACGGGGTCCTCTTGGCAGAGGAAACGGACCGGCATTAGAATGA